The following proteins are co-located in the Pseudomonas antarctica genome:
- the mqo gene encoding malate dehydrogenase (quinone) — MFKKVNTALLGLALSMGITSVHAEEAKKVDVLLIGGGIMSATLGVWLNELQPDWSMEMVERLDGVAEESSNGWNNAGTGHSALAELNYTPEDKNGNVEIPKAVEINEAFQISRQFWSWQVQQGVLKNPRSFINSTPHMSFVWGDDNIKFLKKRYEALQASPLFAGMQYSEDPAQIAKWVPLMMEGRDPNQKIAATWTPIGTDVNFGEITRQFVAHLQTTPKFDLKLSSEVQDITRNADGSWRVSYKNLKDGTKTETDAKFVFIGAGGGALHLLQKSGIPEAKDYAAFPVGGSFLVTDNPAIAEQHMAKAYGKASVGAPPMSVPHLDTRVLDGKRVILFGPFATFSTKFLKEGSYLDLLTSTTTHNIWPMTRVGVREYPLVEYLAGQLMLSDDDRYNALKEYFPNAKKEDWRLWQAGQRVQIIKRDEEQGGVLKLGTEVVSSADNSIAGLLGASPGASTAAPIMLTVLQKIFKDKVATPEWQAKLHQIVPSYGTKLNDSPEAVAKEWAYTAGVLQLTPPPAIPQLTAPKAIQATEAAKPAAEPSKPASDLAL; from the coding sequence ATGTTTAAAAAAGTAAACACTGCCCTGCTGGGGCTGGCTTTGTCGATGGGGATCACCTCCGTTCACGCGGAAGAGGCAAAGAAAGTCGATGTGCTGCTGATCGGCGGCGGCATCATGAGTGCGACCCTGGGTGTATGGCTCAATGAGCTGCAGCCGGACTGGTCGATGGAGATGGTCGAGCGCCTCGATGGCGTGGCCGAAGAAAGCTCCAACGGCTGGAACAACGCCGGTACCGGTCACTCGGCCCTGGCTGAGCTGAACTACACCCCGGAAGACAAGAACGGCAACGTTGAGATCCCGAAAGCGGTCGAGATCAACGAAGCGTTCCAAATCTCCCGTCAATTCTGGTCCTGGCAGGTCCAGCAGGGCGTGCTGAAGAACCCGCGTTCGTTCATCAACTCCACACCGCACATGAGCTTCGTGTGGGGCGATGACAACATCAAGTTCCTCAAAAAACGCTACGAAGCCCTGCAAGCGAGCCCGCTGTTCGCCGGTATGCAGTACTCCGAAGACCCGGCGCAGATCGCCAAATGGGTTCCGCTGATGATGGAAGGGCGTGACCCGAACCAGAAAATCGCGGCCACCTGGACCCCGATCGGCACCGACGTGAACTTCGGCGAGATCACCCGCCAGTTCGTTGCTCACCTACAAACCACGCCTAAGTTCGACCTGAAACTGTCGAGCGAAGTGCAGGACATCACCCGTAACGCCGACGGTTCGTGGCGTGTGAGCTACAAAAACCTGAAAGACGGCACCAAGACCGAAACCGACGCCAAGTTCGTGTTCATCGGCGCGGGCGGCGGTGCACTGCACCTGCTGCAAAAGTCGGGCATTCCTGAAGCCAAGGACTACGCTGCCTTCCCGGTCGGCGGTTCGTTCCTGGTGACCGATAACCCGGCCATCGCCGAGCAGCACATGGCCAAGGCCTACGGTAAGGCTTCGGTTGGCGCGCCACCGATGTCGGTGCCGCACCTGGACACCCGCGTGCTGGATGGCAAGCGCGTGATTCTGTTTGGCCCATTCGCGACCTTCTCGACCAAGTTCCTGAAAGAAGGCTCGTACCTGGACCTGCTGACCAGCACCACTACCCACAACATCTGGCCAATGACCCGCGTCGGTGTGCGTGAATACCCACTGGTCGAGTACCTTGCTGGCCAACTGATGCTGTCGGATGACGACCGCTACAACGCCCTGAAAGAGTACTTCCCGAACGCCAAGAAAGAAGACTGGCGCCTGTGGCAAGCCGGTCAGCGCGTGCAGATCATCAAGCGTGACGAAGAGCAGGGCGGCGTCCTGAAACTCGGCACCGAAGTGGTCAGCTCCGCCGACAACTCCATTGCAGGCCTGTTGGGTGCATCGCCAGGCGCGTCCACCGCGGCTCCGATCATGCTGACCGTGCTGCAAAAAATCTTCAAGGACAAGGTGGCGACCCCTGAGTGGCAGGCAAAGCTGCACCAGATCGTACCGAGCTACGGCACCAAGCTGAACGACAGTCCTGAGGCTGTTGCCAAGGAATGGGCCTACACGGCCGGCGTCCTGCAACTGACCCCACCGCCTGCGATTCCGCAGTTGACCGCACCAAAGGCGATCCAGGCCACCGAGGCTGCCAAGCCTGCGGCTGAGCCGAGCAAGCCGGCGTCTGACCTGGCGCTGTAA
- a CDS encoding NADPH-dependent F420 reductase, with product MKIGVIGAGFIGRAVAQLALAAGHEVMLSNSRGPQTMSSVLSGILGVQVGSAEDAAQFGDVVLVAIPLEHYRSVPAHWLEGKTVLDANNYYPNRDGHIPVLDRFETTTSRLLAEHLPHSHVVKVFNAIFAPDLTQDARPHGAPDRRALPVAADDATAKAHVIRLLDELGFDAVDAGGLDESWRFERAKPAYCVPLDQAGLKAALAAAERTVELPAVERVRA from the coding sequence ATGAAGATCGGCGTGATTGGAGCAGGCTTTATCGGACGTGCCGTGGCACAGCTCGCACTGGCTGCCGGGCATGAAGTGATGTTGAGCAACTCTCGGGGCCCGCAAACCATGAGCAGCGTGCTCAGCGGCATACTGGGCGTTCAGGTGGGCAGCGCTGAAGACGCCGCCCAATTTGGCGACGTGGTGCTGGTGGCGATTCCCCTGGAACACTACCGCAGCGTTCCGGCGCACTGGCTGGAAGGCAAAACGGTGCTGGACGCGAACAATTACTACCCGAACCGCGATGGGCATATCCCGGTGCTGGACCGCTTTGAAACCACCACCAGCCGGCTGCTCGCCGAGCACTTACCGCATTCACACGTGGTGAAAGTGTTTAATGCGATCTTTGCGCCGGACCTGACGCAAGACGCCCGCCCCCATGGCGCACCCGACCGCCGTGCACTGCCGGTGGCCGCCGATGACGCCACGGCAAAGGCGCACGTCATCCGCCTGCTCGACGAACTCGGTTTCGACGCCGTGGACGCCGGTGGGCTGGATGAAAGCTGGCGCTTTGAACGGGCGAAACCCGCCTATTGCGTGCCACTGGACCAAGCAGGTTTAAAAGCGGCGCTGGCCGCGGCCGAACGCACGGTTGAACTGCCGGCGGTCGAGCGCGTTCGCGCCTGA
- a CDS encoding LysR family transcriptional regulator, producing the protein MMDRLSSMNAFVVAAELGSYARAAERLGLSAQMVAKHVAALEQRLGARLLNRTTRRQSLTELGQAYYERCKHILTEAEAADSLAQIMNDTPRGKLKITAPVTFGSYSLMPLITAFLRDNPDVEIDLHLTDRFVDLVEEGYEAAFRIGPLGTTGLTARPLAPYRLVVCAAPAYLAARGTPQLPADLEQHECLGYAFWSRPADREWVFHQGATPYKVQVASRLQINESRALMSAALDGFGIVLGPEDFLRTALAKGELIRVLPAFEAPSRSMHLVYTANRQRTAKLRRFVEAVLARFGAA; encoded by the coding sequence ATGATGGACCGCCTTTCAAGCATGAATGCCTTTGTGGTGGCCGCCGAGTTGGGCTCTTACGCACGTGCCGCCGAGCGCTTGGGCCTGTCGGCGCAGATGGTGGCCAAACATGTTGCCGCGCTGGAGCAACGCCTCGGCGCCCGTTTGCTCAACCGAACCACGCGTCGGCAAAGCCTGACCGAGCTGGGGCAGGCGTACTACGAGCGTTGCAAACATATCCTGACGGAGGCCGAGGCTGCCGATTCGCTGGCCCAGATCATGAACGACACACCGCGCGGCAAGCTGAAAATCACCGCCCCGGTCACCTTCGGCTCCTACAGCCTGATGCCGCTGATTACTGCCTTTTTGCGCGATAACCCGGACGTGGAAATCGACCTGCACCTGACGGATCGTTTCGTTGACCTGGTGGAGGAAGGCTATGAGGCGGCCTTCCGGATCGGTCCTCTGGGCACCACTGGCTTGACGGCCCGGCCGCTGGCGCCTTATCGGCTGGTGGTCTGCGCAGCGCCGGCTTACCTCGCGGCGCGGGGCACACCGCAATTGCCAGCGGACCTTGAGCAGCATGAATGCCTGGGCTACGCCTTCTGGTCACGCCCGGCGGATCGCGAGTGGGTCTTCCACCAAGGCGCGACGCCCTACAAGGTGCAGGTTGCCAGCCGTCTTCAAATCAATGAAAGCAGGGCGTTGATGTCGGCGGCACTGGATGGGTTCGGCATCGTTCTCGGCCCCGAAGACTTCCTGCGCACCGCGTTGGCCAAAGGCGAATTGATACGCGTGCTGCCGGCGTTTGAGGCACCCAGCCGATCCATGCACCTGGTTTACACGGCCAACCGGCAGCGCACCGCCAAGTTGCGACGATTTGTCGAGGCGGTGCTGGCGCGCTTCGGCGCGGCGTGA
- a CDS encoding MFS transporter, protein MTIQQTPGHVLPARSAAKMEAAMAVGAFAIGTGEFAIMGLMPDIAHNLNLSEPQVGHAISAYALGVMVGAPLLAILGAKLLRKHMLLLLMGLYALGNLATAFTPTFGSLVAFRFISGLPHGAYFGIAAVVASSMVPNDKRAGAVARVMMGLTLAMLLGNPIATFLGQHLGWRSAFALVSAIAVCTLFLVWQFVPDRRDEPRSDPRKELRAFTKPQVWMALSIGAVGFAGMFCVFSYLAPTMLEVTKVSPQWIPFGLAAFGVGGIIGNIAGGKLFDRMQFRAVGLILVWSIAVLLFFPFAASSLWGVLLSMGLVGTMVALAAPLQIRLMDIAHEAPSLAAASNHAAFNLANALGPWFGGMAITAGYGWTSTGYIGAATALAGLGIYLIARRMKGGH, encoded by the coding sequence ATGACTATCCAGCAAACACCCGGGCACGTACTGCCCGCGCGCAGCGCCGCCAAAATGGAAGCTGCCATGGCCGTGGGCGCCTTCGCGATCGGCACCGGCGAATTCGCCATCATGGGCCTGATGCCCGACATCGCCCACAATTTGAATTTGAGTGAACCGCAAGTCGGCCACGCCATCAGCGCCTACGCGCTGGGCGTGATGGTCGGCGCCCCGCTGCTGGCCATCCTCGGCGCCAAGCTGCTGCGCAAACACATGCTGTTATTGCTGATGGGCCTGTACGCGCTGGGCAACCTCGCCACCGCCTTCACCCCGACCTTCGGCTCGCTGGTGGCCTTCCGCTTTATCAGCGGCCTGCCCCATGGCGCCTATTTCGGCATCGCCGCCGTCGTCGCCTCGAGCATGGTGCCCAACGACAAACGCGCCGGCGCCGTGGCCCGCGTGATGATGGGCCTGACCCTGGCCATGCTGCTCGGCAACCCCATCGCCACGTTCCTCGGCCAACACCTGGGCTGGCGCTCGGCGTTCGCGCTGGTCAGCGCCATCGCCGTGTGCACCCTCTTCCTGGTCTGGCAATTCGTACCCGACCGCCGCGACGAACCGCGCAGCGACCCACGCAAAGAACTGCGCGCCTTCACCAAACCGCAGGTGTGGATGGCACTGTCGATTGGCGCAGTTGGGTTTGCCGGGATGTTCTGCGTCTTCAGCTACCTCGCCCCGACCATGCTCGAAGTGACCAAAGTCTCGCCACAATGGATTCCCTTCGGCCTCGCCGCCTTTGGCGTAGGCGGCATCATCGGCAACATCGCCGGCGGCAAGCTGTTCGACCGCATGCAGTTCCGCGCGGTGGGCTTGATCTTGGTGTGGTCGATAGCCGTGCTGCTGTTCTTCCCCTTCGCGGCATCGTCGCTATGGGGCGTGCTACTGAGCATGGGCCTGGTCGGAACCATGGTGGCGTTGGCCGCACCGCTGCAGATCCGCCTGATGGACATCGCCCACGAAGCCCCGAGCCTGGCGGCGGCGTCCAACCACGCAGCATTCAACCTGGCGAACGCGCTGGGGCCGTGGTTTGGCGGCATGGCGATTACGGCGGGTTACGGCTGGACCAGCACCGGCTACATCGGCGCCGCAACAGCGCTGGCCGGCCTGGGCATCTACCTCATCGCCCGCCGCATGAAGGGCGGCCACTAA
- a CDS encoding DMT family transporter produces MTRSTLKRLLLQVAFVLSWSSGYIGAKLGTQGGGAFNLLFWRFLLVAVCLGLFLNVRLLRVSWAQIRHYAIIGFLSQFLYLSCLYVAIQNGLPPGIAAIIAALQPLMTAALSTGSAAERSGGWQWIGLMVSFAGVSIVIAGQYGSGGQGIGLVMYLLPLAAALGLTLATLYERRTVHRHDAGLVLPLFIQSLLTLIGFTGAVLFTDTLSIPHDPDVLISIVWLTVFSTFIAYLSLWMLLRVMTATHVAALVYLEPPVTLVWAALMFGDVIHASTYAGIAVVVAGLILVRLKQPTVACAS; encoded by the coding sequence ATGACGCGATCAACCTTGAAGAGACTGCTGTTACAGGTGGCGTTTGTGCTGTCGTGGAGCTCCGGCTATATCGGCGCCAAGCTGGGTACGCAGGGCGGCGGGGCGTTCAACTTGCTGTTCTGGCGTTTTCTGTTGGTTGCGGTGTGTCTGGGGCTGTTTTTGAATGTGAGGTTGCTGAGGGTTTCATGGGCGCAGATCCGCCACTACGCCATCATCGGTTTTCTATCGCAGTTTCTGTACCTGAGTTGCCTCTACGTCGCGATCCAAAATGGCCTGCCGCCGGGCATTGCCGCGATTATCGCGGCGCTGCAACCGTTGATGACGGCGGCGCTGTCGACGGGCAGTGCGGCCGAGCGCAGTGGCGGTTGGCAATGGATCGGGCTGATGGTCAGTTTTGCCGGGGTGTCCATCGTGATTGCCGGGCAGTACGGCAGTGGGGGGCAGGGCATCGGCCTGGTCATGTATCTGTTGCCACTGGCAGCGGCGCTGGGGCTGACGCTGGCGACTTTGTATGAGCGCCGCACCGTCCATCGCCATGACGCGGGTCTGGTGTTGCCGCTGTTCATCCAGTCGCTGCTGACCTTGATCGGCTTTACCGGTGCTGTGCTGTTTACCGATACGTTGAGTATTCCTCACGACCCGGACGTGCTGATTTCAATTGTCTGGCTGACGGTGTTTTCCACCTTCATCGCCTATTTGAGCCTGTGGATGTTGTTGCGGGTCATGACGGCGACCCACGTTGCGGCGCTGGTCTATCTGGAGCCACCGGTCACTCTGGTGTGGGCGGCGCTGATGTTTGGCGACGTGATCCATGCATCGACCTACGCCGGCATTGCTGTGGTAGTCGCCGGGCTGATTCTGGTACGCCTGAAGCAACCGACCGTCGCGTGCGCTTCTTGA
- a CDS encoding LysR family transcriptional regulator yields MAKQLNIDLLRTFHAVARFRRFNEAAEHVHRSASTVTTQIQKLEDQIGQRLFSRSNQGVELTLYGKKLLGETTEFLKSHDRLLIALMPQRMQGKIRLGIPDTYAPAFMQEFLPRLIADNPLLELEVEARTSGELLNRFMANQLDLAITVSAQPLAQGERLGPVQPLWVAAEGFSCPPNTALPITVPVAGCPYRAAALQTLKDHGIYHRVLLESPNSTAVEACIRSGVAVGLIEESRMGKGLTQVIAGFELPALPVHHLYLLCDSSNALALHLYEQVKHGFHL; encoded by the coding sequence ATGGCCAAACAACTGAACATCGACCTGCTGCGCACCTTCCACGCCGTGGCGCGCTTCCGGCGCTTCAACGAAGCGGCCGAGCATGTGCACCGCAGCGCGTCGACCGTGACCACTCAGATTCAAAAGCTCGAAGACCAAATCGGTCAACGCCTGTTCAGCCGCAGCAACCAGGGCGTCGAGCTGACGCTGTACGGCAAGAAGCTCTTGGGCGAAACCACCGAGTTTCTCAAGAGCCACGACCGCCTGCTGATTGCGCTGATGCCGCAGCGCATGCAGGGCAAAATCCGCCTGGGCATTCCCGACACCTATGCCCCGGCGTTTATGCAGGAATTCCTACCCCGGTTAATCGCTGACAACCCGCTGCTCGAGCTGGAAGTCGAAGCGCGCACCAGCGGTGAACTGCTGAATAGGTTTATGGCCAACCAGCTCGACCTGGCCATCACCGTCAGCGCACAGCCGTTGGCCCAGGGCGAACGGCTGGGGCCGGTTCAGCCGCTGTGGGTGGCGGCCGAGGGCTTCAGTTGCCCGCCGAATACGGCGCTGCCAATCACGGTGCCGGTCGCCGGCTGCCCGTACCGTGCGGCGGCGTTGCAGACGTTGAAGGATCACGGGATTTACCACCGGGTCTTGCTGGAGAGCCCCAACTCCACGGCGGTCGAGGCCTGTATCCGCAGCGGCGTGGCGGTGGGTTTGATCGAGGAGAGCCGCATGGGCAAAGGGCTGACGCAAGTGATTGCAGGGTTCGAGTTGCCAGCGCTGCCGGTGCATCATCTGTACCTGCTGTGCGATAGCAGCAATGCATTGGCCTTACACCTGTATGAGCAGGTTAAACACGGCTTCCACCTCTAA